The genomic region GGATAATCGAGCGCCGGGATGCTCTTTCTGATCGAGGTCGGCTCGATCCCGTGCCGTTCGTTATATTCGCGTTGAATCATACGCCGGCGCGCGGTCTCATCCATCGCGGCCTTCATGGAGTCAGTGACTGAATCACCGTAGAAAATCACCCGCCCGTGGACGTTTCTCGCGGCCCGGCCGGCGGTCTGCACGAGGGATCGATACGACCGGAGATACCCTTCCTTGTCGGCATCCAGAATGGCCACCAAAGTGACCTCGGGGAGATCGAGCCCTTCTCGCAGGAGATTGATCCCCACCAGTACGTCGAACTGCCCGCGGCGGAGATCCCGGACGATTTCGGCCCGTTCGAGGGTCTTGATGTCCGAATGCAGATAGCGAACTTTGACCCCTAATTCGTGATAGTACTCGGTCAGATCCTCGGCCATGCGCTTCGTAAGGGTCGTGACCAAAACGCGCCCCTCCCGGGCCGTCTCCTTCCGGACCTCTTCCAGCAGATGATCCACCTGCCCCTTGGCCGGATGGAGTTCGATGTTCGGATCGAGCAGACCGGTGGGCCTGATGATCTGTTCGACGACATCTCCCTTCACGTGTTCGAGTTCGTAGGGTCCGGGCGTCGCCGACACATAGATCACCTGACTGAGGATTTGCTCGAATTCGTGAAACTTCAGCGGCCGGTTGTCCACCGCCGACGGCAGCCGGAACCCGTAGTCCACCAACGTCCGCTTTCGCGAATAGTCCCCCTCGTACATCCCGCCGACCTGAGGCACCGTCGCGTGGGACTCGTCGATGATGAGCAGAAAGTCCTTCGGAAAATAGTCGATCAACGTCGGAGGCGGTTCGCCGGCGGCCCGGCCGCTCAGATGGCGGGAGTAGTTTTCGATCCCGTGGCAGTAGCCCATCGCGCGAATCATTTCGAGATCGAATTTGGTGCGCTGCGCGATGCGCTGCGCTTCGACCAGCTGGTTCTGCCGCTTGAACAGGGCCACCCGCTCGTCGAGTTCTTCTTCGATGCCCGTGATCGCCCGCTCATAGCGGTCGGGTGCGATCAAATAGTGGGTGTTCGGATAGACGGCGATCTTGGGCAGCTTGCCGAGCGACTTGCCGGTCAGCGGATCGATCTGATGGAGGGCATCCACGACGTCGCCGAACAGTTCGACCCGGACGGAGCGGGCCTCCTGCGACGCAGGAAAAATCTCGATCACGTCCCCGCGGGCGCGGAACGTTCCACGGTGGAAATCGACGTCGTTCCGGGCGTACTGAATCTCCACGAGCTTCGCGAGGATCTTTTCACGGCGGATCTCCATTCCTTCTTCGAGGTACAGGAGCATGTCGTGATAGACCTCGGGCGAACCCAGTCCGTAGATGCAGGAGACCGACGACACGATCAGCACGTCGTTGCGTTGCAACAGCGACGTCGTGGCCGCATGCCGCATTTGATCGATGGCGTCGTTGATCGAGGAATCCTTGGCGATGTACGTATCGGTCTGCGGAATGTACGCTTCCGGCTGGTAGTAGTCGTAATAACTGATGAAGTATTCGACGGCGTTGTGCGGGAAGAACTGCTTGAATTCCTGATACAGCTGACCCGCCAGGGTCTTGTTGTGGACCAGCACGAGCGTGGGCTTCTGAACCCGCTCGACCACGTTGGCCATCGTGAAGGTCTTGCCCGACCCGGTGACCCCGAGCAGGGCCTGATGCCGGCGTCCGGCGAGGACGCCGGACGCCAGTTTGTCGATAGCCTGCCCCTGATCTCCGCACGGCTTGAACGACGCTTCGAGTTGGAACTGCGGCATGGCAACCTCTCAGTCCGTTACTCTAACAGGACGTTGAAAACGTCCGCCAGCGGCGTTCTCGCCTCGTTCAGAAACCCACCGCCTCGCGGTCGTCTGGATGCCCTAGCCGCCGGACGCGACGGGACCGTCAGCGTCCGTATCCGCTCGAGCGGACCGGCGAAGCGGCCCGCCGATGCAGTCCGTCGCTGTTCCCGTTCGTCCGGTGAAACTGTTCGTTTCGACGGCGGTGGCGAGGGGGCGCTTGCGGCTCGCCGTTCGGAAGCGCGGCGGCGGGAGGCAATGAGACGAACGTCGGCAGCGGCAACTTTTTGGTTTGAATGCGCAGCTGTCGCACCATTCGCAGATATTCCCGCTCTTCCGACTCGGAAAGAATCAGGTACGTGGCTCCCTCTTTTTCCGCACGCCCGGTCCGGCCCGTCCGATGCACGTACGAATTCGGATTGCTCGGCAGCTCATAATGGATCACCTGCGCGACATCGGGAATGTCCAAGCCGCGTGCCGCCACGTCGGTGGCGACCAACGATCGGAGCCTGCCGGAGCGAAACGCACCCAGCGTCCGTTCCCGTTGCGCCTGGCTGTGGTTCCCGGTGATCGATCCCACGGAGGCCGGGTCGCCGCCCAGTTTTGCGGCCAGACGCCGCACCTTGTACTTCTGATCGCAAAAGACCATGGACCGCTCTCCCGCCTTGACGGACTGCAGCAACGTGTGCACGAGTTGCGTGCGCGACTGCTCGGCAGGCACCACGTAATAGGCATGCGTGATCGTCGTGGGACTGCTGACGCCGGGATCCACCGAAATTCGCGCGGGATCGCGTTGCATGCTCCTGGCAAGCTCTTGGATCTCGGGGGAAAACGTCGCGGAAAACAGCAGCGTCTGTCTTTCACGCGGCAGCAGGCCGAGAATGCGCTGGATGTCCCGCAGAAAACCGCGATCCAACATCTGGTCGGCTTCGTCCATGACCAGCCACGTGACCGCACCCAGGTGAAGATGGCCGGAGCCGGCGAGATCCAGCAAGCGGCCGGGGGTTCCGACCACGACCAACGGCGGCCGTTTGAGCGCGCGGTAATGGCGCTCGATCGGCGTCCCGCCGTAGACGGCCAGCGACGTGACGGACGGCGGAGCGTACTTGCGCAATTCCATCTCGATCTGCAGCGCCAATTCACGGGTCGGGGCCAGGATCAGATACTGCGGGCACCGCCCCTGTGCCGGTCCTGCGGCGGGCCGAAGAGCCCGTTCGATCATGGGCAGCAAGAAGGCCAGTGTCTTGCCGCTTCCGGTCTTGGCCTGAGCCATCACATCGCGTCCCTCGAGGGCGGGAGGCACCGCGGCCTGCTGAATCGGCGTGGGGGCGGTAATCCCGGCCTGCTGCAGGCGCTGGGCAAGAAAAGGGGGTAGATTCATCTGAACAAACTTAGACATAGCACTCCTTATTGGATTGAACTTCCCGGGACTGCAAGTCGACCGGTTACACGGTCGAGAGACGCATCGTGAGGATGGGCAATTCTAGGAAGAGAACGGGGCCGTCGATGCGACGGCCCCGACATGAACCGACTGTGGCGCGGGCTTAGTGCCGGCCGCCACCGAACCCGCCGCGGCCTCCGCCGCCACCAGAGCGTGGTTCCTGGGGACGGGCTTCGTTGACTGTCAACGTGCGGCCGCCCAGTTGGGTACCGTTCAACGCGGTGATCGCGGTTTGCGCTTCCGAATCATTGGACATTTCCACGAAGCCGAAGCCGCGCGATTGTCCGGTGAACTTATCCGTGATGATTCGGGCTGACGCCACCGCCCCATGGGCAGCAAACAAGTCACTCAGTTGCTGCTCGGTCGTGGAATACGGCAAACCCCCAACATAAATCTTCGAACCCATTGGGTTCCTCCTTTGAGAAATAGGTGTTGTCTTGGACTTGAGCAGAGGAGGCGAGGAAGGAATGGGCCGAAGACGCAAACACGATGGCGACTTAGGTCTGGCTTCCGATCAGATCCCCGGGCAGAACCAAAACAACATCAGGTATCAGGCCTTGTCACTCTCCGCTGTGGCGCCACCAGGCCTTTCGCAGCGCTACGGTTGTGGACTGTACCGCACAATGGTATCCGATTGCAAGAGTTGAATGACTCGCCGTCCCGTCCGGCCGGTCAGTATGCCGCTGGATTGGACAGCGGCCGCTGGGAAAACAAGGGAACTGCGTGCAAGCTATCGAAATACAAGGACGAATCCCCCAGCACCACCAATCCTACTTCGCCAAACCCGAGCGAATGGTCCTGAATGGACAGAACCTGGGCTCCGTCGAAAAACGTTTCCAGAAAATCTTTGCTGATGATCGTGTTCCGCTGAATCCTGAGCGAATGCCACTCGGTGGCTTTGGGTACAATGGCGGTCTGCCCCAGCACCGTCACGTTTCCATCCACCATCCGGACGACCTCCAAACGCTTTGCCGAGAGATCGATAATCGCGGCATAGAATTGCGAGGCATCCTTCAGTCCGATGATGATCCCTCCCCGGCCCGTTCCTCCTTCCGCGGGAAACCGCAGACGGACCGAGACATCCGGATATTCATACTGCAGCTTGCTCGCGACGAGCATCCGATAGCAGGTTTCCTGTTTGCAGGAAGACACCGCTTTGAGCATGTTCGGAGGCGACGGAGACTCGGGATCCGCTTCGATGGTCCAGGTTCCCGTGGACTCACCCCCGAAGGTCAGCTGCGAAAAGTCCGCCGGTGATTCGGACGGCTGCTGCTGATCGAACGTCCACCGGTTAAACAGGCCGCCGGTGATTTGCCCCTTGAGGTTGGCTTCTTTTTCCGATTGAGTCTCTATCTGGATCGCGTCGGCCGGCGCGTACAGCACGGCCGCCTGACCCATGGTTGACACAAGGATCGCCACGCATATCTTGGACAGATTCATGATTCGGACGTGTTCCCTTCGTTGGTCATAGTCATGATGGACCGGGGCTGCCCCAAGTCGACAATGTCCCGCTGACGCTGATCCCGCTCCCGGAGAATCTCTTTTCGCCGCTGCCAGCGGTTCCACGTCCACCAGTGCAGCTTGTCGCGAAACGTCACCACCGGGGGCCGGACGCTGCCGCCGGGAGCATGCTGAAAATCATAGCCCTGGTGGGTATTGCGGCGCTCAAAAAATCGCCGGTACAGATGATCGTAGATACCTTTTGCTCCATCGCCCGCCACGACAATCACTCCTTATGACGACAACAACCGTTCCAGTTCTTTCGGCTCGGCCACCGGAGCCGAGCACGTCCGCCCATGACAGACGTACGCAGCCGGATTCCCTTGCAGGCCCGTCTTTCCCGCAGCCAGCGGCAATTCGGGTTCGCTCGCCTGTCTCGATGGATCGACCGCCAATACCACCCGATTCGACAGATAGCGCTGGTGCACCGTCGTCAAGAGCGCCTCCGTCAACCGATGACTCCGAGGTCCGATGACCACGACTTCCTTGGGCTGGGACAAGAGCCAGTCCGCGGCGCACAGCATAGCCGAGGCACCGTAGGGGTTGTGCGTCATCGTACGATGGAACAGCGTGACAATCCGCCGCGCCCGCTCATAATACCCTTCCTCTCCGGTGAAAGAGAAGAGCCTCAGCAGAAAGGAGGCGAACACGGCATTGCCTGAAGGAAGCGCGCTGTCGGTTCCCGACATCATCCGCTGGAGCAGAGCTTCGTGGTTGTGGCTCGTAAAAAAGCATCCTCCTGCCGTATCGTCCCAGAAATGTTTGAACGCGGCCTCCGCCATTTCGCGCGCCCGCTCCAGATACCAGCGATGTGAGGTCGCTTCGAACGCATCGAGCAGGGCCGTCGCCAACCAGGCCGCATCGTCCAGATAGCCGTTTAATCGCGCCTGCCCGGCTGTGACCGCCCGATACACCCTCCCATCCGCATAGGCATAATCCAGCAGAAAGGTCAGCGCCCGCTCGGCGGTGGTCAGATAGGCCGCCGTTCCGAATGCCTGGTAGGCGTCCAGGAAAGCGCAGACCATCATGGCGTTCCAGCCGGTCAGAATGTTCTCGTCGCGCGCCGGGCGCGACCGCCGATTTCGAACCGCCAAGACCTTGGCCCGCGCCGGCCTTAAGAACACATCGGCCTGTTCCGACTCATCGGCCGAAAATTCGAGCCCGCCCAACCGGTGCAGCACGTTCTTCCCGTCGAAGTTCCCGGCTTCCGTCACCCCGTAGGCCCGGCAAAATTCCCCTCCGAGGTCGGCCCCGAGAATGGCCGTGAGTTCGGCCTGGCTCCACACGAAGAAGGCGCCTTCGCGACCTTCACTGTCCGCATCCTGCGCCGCAAAGAACGCGCCGTCCTGATGGGTCAACTCCCGGCGAACATATTCGAGCGTATCCTCGACCACGCGCCGGAACCGATCTTCTTTGGTCAGACGCCAGCCGTCCAGATAGAGACGCACCAATTGGGCGTTGTCATACAGCATCTTTTCAAAATGCGGCACCATCCACTGGCCGTCCACCGAGTAACGGTGAAAGCCACCGCCCAGATGGTCGTAGATGCCGCCGGCCGCCATTCGCCTGAGCTGAAACAACACCTTCCGCCTGAGCGATTCGTCCCCCGGACAGGCGGACGGCCGCAGCATGAAATTCAACGGTGGGACCGTCGGAAACTTCGGCCGGTCGCCGAAGCCTCCATGAACGTCGTCGAAGAGACCGCCCAATTCCCGGCCTGCGTTCTCCAACAGCTGTTCAACCAATGGCTCGCCGGAACGTTTGGGCGTTCCGACCCGCAGCAACCCCGCTTTGACGCGCTCGACATTTTTGGTCACCTCGCCATGATGATGCCGATAGGCTTCGATGACGCCCCGCAACACGTCCGGAAATCCCGGAAGATTGTAGCGGGGCCCCGGCGGGAAATACGTGCCCCCGTAAAACGGTTCCCGGTCCGGCGTCAGAAACATGGTCAACGGCCATCCGCCGCCACGGCCCGTGAACACTTGAACCGACTTCTGGTAGATGTCGTCCAAGTCCGGCCGCTCTTCGCGATCCACCTTGATGTTGATGAAATCCCGGTTCATGAGCGCGGCGATGTCGTCGCGTTCGAACGACTCATGCGCCATCACGTGACACCAATGGCACGCCGAATATCCGATGGAAAGCAGGATCGGCTTGTCTTCGGCTTTGGCCCGCGCGAGCGCCTCTTCTCCCCATGGAAACCAGTCCACGGGATTGGCGGCATGTTGCTTGAGATAGGGACTGGACTCGGCGTTCAGACGGTTGAGCGGACGACCGACGGACGGCGGCGCCTCTGGAGCTTCTTCTCCCGATGTTTCCTTCATGGGCCTGCGGCTTAGACGACTGCGATGGATACGTGTCCCTATGCTATAGTCCCTCAAACATAGCAGATAGATTCGGCGACACCTGCATGAAAATTTCCTTCCGTTCCGTTTCTCTTGACCAGGCAAGACGACGCCGAACCGGTGGATGGCTCTTGCCGGTTTTCCTCGCGCTGATCTCGACCGGCGCCTCGGCGGAATCGCCTCCTGCCGGTGGATCGGGTGACAGCCGCGCGCGTGCTGCGGCGCTGCAGTCCGTTTCCAGCGCGCGCATGCTGGCCGACATTCATACGCTCAGCGGGGAATCGTTCCAAGGACGCCAGACCGGCTCAGTCGGCGATAGACGGGCCGCAGAATGGGTGGCTGCACGTTTCGCGGCTCTGCACCTCACCGTTGTTCCTGTATTTTCTTCCGAGGCGGCTGATTCTTCATCCTTGCCGCCCGATCCGGCTCCATCCGTGCCGGTGTCCATCATCGGCGACGATCCGCACCTGGAAGCCTCGACGGCTCGCGGCATGACGGCCGGCCGCGCACCGGCCGACTATCTGCCGATTCTCGACTCCCCGCCGGTTGATACGACCGCACCGGTCGTCTTCGTCGGTTACGGCATTTCCGATACGGCCCGCGGCTATGACGACTATGCCGGCCTCGACGTGCGAAACCGCATCGTCCTCTTCATGCGGGGAAAACCCGATCACTACCCGGTGCCCGTCTCTCATGCGGAGAAGGAACGAATCGCCCGTGAAAACGGCGCCGTCGGATTTCTGACGGTCACCGGCCCGATCTTGAATCCGTATGAGGCCCGCCGAGGGATGACGACCGCCCCCAGCGCCTTTTATGGTCGACAGGGCGGCGGTATTCCGCTGCCGGGAGCCTGGATCAGTCCGGCATTCGCGGACCGGCTCCTCTCGTCGGCAGTGGGAGGAGATCAGCCCTTGCGTGCATTGCAGGAACGTGTGAATCAATCCCGCCGCCCGCACTCGCGGCCTGCCGGCTCCGTCGTCCGCATGGCCTGGGACAGTCTGCGTACGTCGGGGCCGCTCTACAACGTCATCGCCAGTATTCCGGGACGAGAGCCTGATCTCAAAGAACAACCCGTCATCCTCGGCGCCCATCGCGATCATTTCGGACGACAGGCCGGTTTGCTCTTTCCCGGAGCGGACGACAATGCGTCGGGCACCGCCGTCGTGCTGGAGGTGGCCCGGATCCTCGCGGAAGCCGGCGTGCAGCCCGCACGAACGATCACCTTCGTATCCTTTGACGGAGAAGAGCAGGGCCTGCTCGGCTCCCGGTCATACGTGGACAGGCACGTGACCGGACCGGTGAAACCCACCGGCATGATCAACGTGGATCATGCCGGCGTTGGCAACGGACGGCTGACGGTCGGGGTGACCGGATTCGACAAGCAGGTGGCACAGGAGGCGGGGCAGTCGGCGGGGCTCGCCGAGCAGCTGGATCTGTTTGGATTTTTCCCCGGCGGCGACCACGTGCCCTTCAAAGAGGCCGGAGTACCGACCATCACGGTCGTCAGCGGCGGCTCACACGCTCACTATCACAAACCCACCGATACACCGGACACGGTGAATCCCCGCATCTTGGAATCGGCGGCCCGCTACGTGCTCGCGCTGGTCTGGCAATTGGCCGACTCGCGCTAGAGACGCGGGGAAACGTATTGCCGGTAGATTTTCGCTCAGGGGATTTCGTCGAGCAGCGTCGATTCGATGGGGGGCAGAGGTGCCGTTCCTCGAGGGGGACTGGGAAGCACGATGGGAGAGCCGACTTGGTTGGCTCCTTGAATCAAACCGATGGAAAGCTGCGGTCCCAACGTCATGACTGCCCCGCTCCATGCCTGACCCGTGGTGGGGTTTCGGAAACTGAACGATTGGAAATTGTTCCCGGGATTGTACATGTACCCTTGCGTCCCTTGATTATCGATATACAGACTGCCCGGACCCACGAGGCTGAAAAGAGGCGCGACCCCGCCGTCGAATCCCCGCACACCCGACACGGTTTGGGCCCAAGCTGGTCCCCCTCCGGCCACGCACAGCAGCAGGAAGCACGTGGCCGCGGCGCAGAGCGATCGATGCGAAGGAAGTTCATGACAGTCTTGCATAAACCCATTATAGTATGGGACACATTCCCTGTCGATCATTCAAAGGGGGCACCATGACACGAAGATCGAGGCCGTCCGGGGTATGCCCGGTGCTGCTGGGTATCAGCATCAGCCTCACCGGAATGACCGGACCCGCCTGGGGCGCGGACGATCCGAAAGCTCAGTCGGAAGAGCGGCGGGAGGCCATTTCGCTGGCCGACGCGGCGCTTCGCGCCTTGAAGAGCAATCTGGATATCAGCATCAGCCGCCAGACGAAAGAGAGCCGGCTTGCGGATATCGTCGTGGAGCAGGCCAAGTTCGATCCGACCCTCAGCGTAAACGGGCAATACAACCGGTCGGCCAGCCCCCTGAACCGTCCGGTGTTCGGCGGTACGCAGGGCAACCTCACC from Nitrospira japonica harbors:
- a CDS encoding RNA recognition motif domain-containing protein translates to MGSKIYVGGLPYSTTEQQLSDLFAAHGAVASARIITDKFTGQSRGFGFVEMSNDSEAQTAITALNGTQLGGRTLTVNEARPQEPRSGGGGGRGGFGGGRH
- a CDS encoding DEAD/DEAH box helicase translates to MSKFVQMNLPPFLAQRLQQAGITAPTPIQQAAVPPALEGRDVMAQAKTGSGKTLAFLLPMIERALRPAAGPAQGRCPQYLILAPTRELALQIEMELRKYAPPSVTSLAVYGGTPIERHYRALKRPPLVVVGTPGRLLDLAGSGHLHLGAVTWLVMDEADQMLDRGFLRDIQRILGLLPRERQTLLFSATFSPEIQELARSMQRDPARISVDPGVSSPTTITHAYYVVPAEQSRTQLVHTLLQSVKAGERSMVFCDQKYKVRRLAAKLGGDPASVGSITGNHSQAQRERTLGAFRSGRLRSLVATDVAARGLDIPDVAQVIHYELPSNPNSYVHRTGRTGRAEKEGATYLILSESEEREYLRMVRQLRIQTKKLPLPTFVSLPPAAALPNGEPQAPPRHRRRNEQFHRTNGNSDGLHRRAASPVRSSGYGR
- a CDS encoding thioredoxin domain-containing protein, translating into MKETSGEEAPEAPPSVGRPLNRLNAESSPYLKQHAANPVDWFPWGEEALARAKAEDKPILLSIGYSACHWCHVMAHESFERDDIAALMNRDFINIKVDREERPDLDDIYQKSVQVFTGRGGGWPLTMFLTPDREPFYGGTYFPPGPRYNLPGFPDVLRGVIEAYRHHHGEVTKNVERVKAGLLRVGTPKRSGEPLVEQLLENAGRELGGLFDDVHGGFGDRPKFPTVPPLNFMLRPSACPGDESLRRKVLFQLRRMAAGGIYDHLGGGFHRYSVDGQWMVPHFEKMLYDNAQLVRLYLDGWRLTKEDRFRRVVEDTLEYVRRELTHQDGAFFAAQDADSEGREGAFFVWSQAELTAILGADLGGEFCRAYGVTEAGNFDGKNVLHRLGGLEFSADESEQADVFLRPARAKVLAVRNRRSRPARDENILTGWNAMMVCAFLDAYQAFGTAAYLTTAERALTFLLDYAYADGRVYRAVTAGQARLNGYLDDAAWLATALLDAFEATSHRWYLERAREMAEAAFKHFWDDTAGGCFFTSHNHEALLQRMMSGTDSALPSGNAVFASFLLRLFSFTGEEGYYERARRIVTLFHRTMTHNPYGASAMLCAADWLLSQPKEVVVIGPRSHRLTEALLTTVHQRYLSNRVVLAVDPSRQASEPELPLAAGKTGLQGNPAAYVCHGRTCSAPVAEPKELERLLSS
- a CDS encoding M20/M25/M40 family metallo-hydrolase — protein: MPVFLALISTGASAESPPAGGSGDSRARAAALQSVSSARMLADIHTLSGESFQGRQTGSVGDRRAAEWVAARFAALHLTVVPVFSSEAADSSSLPPDPAPSVPVSIIGDDPHLEASTARGMTAGRAPADYLPILDSPPVDTTAPVVFVGYGISDTARGYDDYAGLDVRNRIVLFMRGKPDHYPVPVSHAEKERIARENGAVGFLTVTGPILNPYEARRGMTTAPSAFYGRQGGGIPLPGAWISPAFADRLLSSAVGGDQPLRALQERVNQSRRPHSRPAGSVVRMAWDSLRTSGPLYNVIASIPGREPDLKEQPVILGAHRDHFGRQAGLLFPGADDNASGTAVVLEVARILAEAGVQPARTITFVSFDGEEQGLLGSRSYVDRHVTGPVKPTGMINVDHAGVGNGRLTVGVTGFDKQVAQEAGQSAGLAEQLDLFGFFPGGDHVPFKEAGVPTITVVSGGSHAHYHKPTDTPDTVNPRILESAARYVLALVWQLADSR
- the uvrB gene encoding excinuclease ABC subunit UvrB gives rise to the protein MPQFQLEASFKPCGDQGQAIDKLASGVLAGRRHQALLGVTGSGKTFTMANVVERVQKPTLVLVHNKTLAGQLYQEFKQFFPHNAVEYFISYYDYYQPEAYIPQTDTYIAKDSSINDAIDQMRHAATTSLLQRNDVLIVSSVSCIYGLGSPEVYHDMLLYLEEGMEIRREKILAKLVEIQYARNDVDFHRGTFRARGDVIEIFPASQEARSVRVELFGDVVDALHQIDPLTGKSLGKLPKIAVYPNTHYLIAPDRYERAITGIEEELDERVALFKRQNQLVEAQRIAQRTKFDLEMIRAMGYCHGIENYSRHLSGRAAGEPPPTLIDYFPKDFLLIIDESHATVPQVGGMYEGDYSRKRTLVDYGFRLPSAVDNRPLKFHEFEQILSQVIYVSATPGPYELEHVKGDVVEQIIRPTGLLDPNIELHPAKGQVDHLLEEVRKETAREGRVLVTTLTKRMAEDLTEYYHELGVKVRYLHSDIKTLERAEIVRDLRRGQFDVLVGINLLREGLDLPEVTLVAILDADKEGYLRSYRSLVQTAGRAARNVHGRVIFYGDSVTDSMKAAMDETARRRMIQREYNERHGIEPTSIRKSIPALDYPGVEPDPVQLELAADAESSYGAEPSDSGLIQRLEQEMKEAAKLLEFERAAVLRNRIRALKLRDLELKSGS